Proteins found in one Abyssibius alkaniclasticus genomic segment:
- a CDS encoding MBL fold metallo-hydrolase, which yields MSPPNSPRVQAFFDEATNTVSYVVMDPNSKACAIVDSVLDFDYASGHTDTRSADAIVAYVKAHGLDVDWLLESHVHADHLSAAPYLQQQVGGKIGIGDQITVVQDTFGKVFNAGTEFQRDGSQFDRLFKEGDRFEIGGLSGRVMHTPGHTPACLTYVIEDAAFVGDTMFMPDFGTARCDFPGGSAENLYKSIQKILTLPDATRIFVGHDYKAPGREEFAWETTVAEQRALNVHVGAGKSIEDFVSMRNARDASLGMPRLIVPSIQVNMRAGKMPAPENDGNVYLKVPVNRLGGPK from the coding sequence ATGTCCCCCCCCAATTCGCCCAGAGTTCAGGCCTTTTTTGATGAGGCGACCAATACCGTTTCCTATGTGGTGATGGACCCGAACAGCAAAGCCTGTGCGATTGTCGATTCGGTTCTCGATTTCGACTATGCCTCGGGCCATACCGATACGCGCAGCGCCGATGCGATTGTGGCCTATGTGAAGGCGCATGGGCTGGATGTGGACTGGCTGCTGGAAAGCCATGTCCATGCCGACCATCTTTCGGCCGCGCCCTATTTGCAGCAGCAGGTGGGTGGCAAGATCGGGATTGGGGACCAGATTACCGTGGTGCAGGATACGTTCGGCAAGGTGTTCAACGCCGGCACCGAGTTTCAGCGCGATGGCAGCCAGTTCGACAGGCTGTTCAAGGAAGGCGACAGGTTTGAAATTGGCGGGCTTTCGGGGCGCGTGATGCACACGCCCGGCCATACGCCCGCCTGCCTGACCTATGTGATTGAAGACGCAGCCTTTGTGGGCGATACGATGTTCATGCCCGATTTCGGCACGGCGCGCTGCGACTTTCCCGGTGGTTCGGCCGAGAATCTTTACAAGTCCATACAGAAAATTCTGACCCTGCCGGATGCGACCCGCATTTTTGTGGGCCATGACTATAAGGCGCCGGGGCGCGAGGAATTTGCCTGGGAAACCACGGTGGCCGAGCAACGCGCGCTGAATGTGCATGTCGGCGCTGGCAAAAGCATCGAGGATTTCGTTTCGATGCGCAATGCGCGCGATGCAAGCCTTGGAATGCCGCGGCTGATCGTGCCGTCGATTCAGGTGAATATGCGGGCCGGAAAAATGCCCGCGCCTGAAAACGACGGAAATGTTTACCTGAAAGTGCCGGTGAACCGGCTTGGAGGACCAAAATGA
- a CDS encoding TIGR01244 family sulfur transferase, giving the protein MNLNKLSDTFSATGQLDVNDIAAVKAAGFGTVICNRPDGEEAGQPTAAMIEAACADHGLAFHYVPMTPAGPGPTTVADFAAALNGASGNVLGYCKSGGRAAMLYKATR; this is encoded by the coding sequence ATGAACCTGAACAAACTGAGCGACACGTTTTCAGCCACCGGCCAGCTTGACGTGAACGATATTGCCGCCGTCAAGGCCGCCGGGTTTGGCACCGTCATCTGCAACCGTCCCGATGGCGAGGAGGCGGGCCAGCCCACCGCAGCGATGATCGAGGCGGCCTGCGCCGATCATGGTCTGGCGTTTCACTATGTGCCGATGACCCCTGCCGGGCCGGGGCCAACCACGGTTGCAGATTTTGCCGCCGCGCTGAACGGGGCCAGTGGCAATGTGCTTGGCTATTGCAAATCTGGCGGCCGTGCGGCCATGCTTTATAAAGCCACGCGCTAG
- a CDS encoding SulP family inorganic anion transporter, whose translation MTISKLFPILTWGRDYSRQTLENDLLAAVIVTIMLIPQSLAYALLAGLPAQVGLYASIAPLVIYALFGTSRALAVGPVAVTSLMTAAAVGELAAQGTPEYLGAAIALAFLSGLMLLAMGALRLGFLANFLSHPVISGFVTASGLIIAASQLRHILGVPGGGHNLVELAGSIWANIGAINLPTVVIGVFATAFLFWSRKALKPLLVARGARPRLADLLTKAAPVALVAATTLATWALGLAGAGVAIVGEIPSGLPRPTLPPLDLALWMQIATPALLISIVGYVETISVAQTLAAKRRQRIDPDQELIALGAANIGAAASGGFPVTGGFSRSVVNFEAGAQTPAAGAFTAVGIAAAAVFLTPLLHYLPKATLAATIIVAVLSLVDLGALARSFRYSRGDFAAMLATILVTLGTGVESGILAGVGLSIFLHLYRSSRPHFAVVGQVPGTEHFRNVNRHEVVVSPTIYSIRFDESLFFANARFIEDRINAAVAANPAIRHVVLVCPAVNFIDLSALESLEAVNARLKEAGIKLHLSEVKGPVMDRLQRSHFLQELGGQVFLTQYDAICALDEGCARRAFAARRGGV comes from the coding sequence ATGACAATTTCGAAACTCTTCCCCATTCTGACATGGGGGCGCGACTATTCGCGCCAAACGCTGGAAAATGACCTGCTGGCGGCGGTGATTGTGACGATCATGCTGATCCCGCAATCGCTGGCCTATGCGCTGCTGGCGGGCCTGCCGGCACAGGTGGGGCTTTATGCCTCGATCGCGCCTTTGGTGATTTATGCGCTGTTTGGCACAAGCCGCGCGCTGGCGGTGGGGCCAGTGGCTGTCACCTCGCTGATGACGGCGGCGGCCGTGGGCGAGTTGGCCGCACAGGGCACGCCGGAATATCTGGGTGCAGCGATTGCGCTGGCCTTCCTGTCGGGGCTGATGCTGCTGGCGATGGGGGCGCTGCGATTGGGATTTCTGGCGAATTTCCTGTCGCATCCGGTGATTTCGGGCTTTGTCACCGCTTCGGGGCTGATCATTGCCGCCAGCCAGCTGCGCCATATTCTGGGCGTGCCGGGGGGTGGGCATAATCTGGTCGAGCTTGCGGGCTCGATCTGGGCCAATATTGGCGCGATCAACCTGCCAACCGTGGTCATCGGGGTGTTTGCCACGGCGTTTTTATTCTGGTCGCGCAAGGCGCTGAAGCCGCTTCTGGTGGCGCGCGGGGCCAGGCCACGGCTGGCCGATCTGCTGACCAAGGCGGCACCTGTGGCTTTGGTGGCGGCAACAACGCTGGCGACATGGGCGCTGGGCCTTGCGGGTGCGGGCGTGGCGATTGTGGGCGAAATTCCCAGCGGATTGCCCAGGCCGACCCTGCCGCCGCTTGACCTTGCGCTGTGGATGCAGATCGCGACGCCCGCGCTGCTGATTTCCATTGTCGGCTATGTCGAAACCATTTCGGTGGCGCAAACCCTGGCTGCCAAGCGCCGCCAGCGGATTGACCCGGATCAGGAGCTTATTGCGCTGGGCGCGGCGAATATTGGCGCGGCGGCATCAGGCGGCTTTCCGGTCACTGGCGGGTTTTCACGCTCGGTCGTGAATTTCGAGGCCGGGGCGCAAACCCCGGCGGCCGGCGCGTTCACGGCGGTGGGCATTGCGGCGGCGGCGGTGTTTCTGACCCCGCTGCTGCACTATCTGCCCAAGGCCACGCTGGCGGCAACCATCATCGTGGCGGTGCTGTCGCTGGTCGATCTGGGCGCATTGGCGCGCAGCTTTCGCTATTCACGCGGCGATTTCGCGGCGATGCTGGCCACCATTCTGGTGACGCTTGGCACGGGGGTGGAAAGCGGCATTCTGGCGGGGGTCGGCCTGTCGATCTTCCTGCATCTTTACCGCAGCTCGCGCCCGCATTTTGCCGTGGTCGGGCAGGTGCCGGGCACCGAGCATTTCCGCAATGTGAACCGCCACGAGGTTGTGGTCAGCCCGACGATCTACTCCATCCGTTTTGATGAAAGCCTGTTTTTCGCCAATGCGCGGTTTATCGAAGACCGGATCAATGCCGCCGTGGCCGCAAACCCCGCCATCCGCCATGTGGTGCTGGTCTGTCCGGCGGTGAATTTCATCGACCTGTCGGCGCTGGAAAGCCTTGAGGCGGTGAATGCGCGGCTGAAAGAGGCGGGGATCAAGCTGCATTTATCCGAGGTGAAGGGCCCGGTGATGGACCGCTTGCAGCGCAGCCATTTCCTGCAAGAGCTTGGCGGGCAGGTGTTTTTAACGCAATACGATGCGATTTGCGCGCTGGATGAGGGATGCGCGCGCAGGGCATTTGCGGCGCGGCGGGGTGGTGTGTGA
- a CDS encoding crotonase/enoyl-CoA hydratase family protein: MSHATLLESRDARGIVTLTLNRPDMHNAMDAQMMDDLAAAASALGADTGVRAVILTGQGASFCAGGDLGWMRKQISATRPQRMAEARRLADMLNTLNTMPKPLIGAINGAAFGGGVGLASVCDIALAADTAKFGLTETRLGLIPATIAPYVLARMGEGKARRVFMSARRFDAAEALALDLVAQVVAPNALMDAAMREAEAYLACAPGAVAAAKALARSLGAPITGEVIDATIERLADTWENPEATEGIAAFFEKRKPGWM, from the coding sequence ATGAGCCATGCCACCTTGCTGGAAAGTCGCGATGCGCGTGGCATTGTCACCCTCACGCTGAACCGCCCCGATATGCATAACGCAATGGATGCGCAGATGATGGATGATCTCGCCGCCGCGGCAAGCGCGCTCGGGGCCGATACTGGCGTGCGCGCGGTTATCCTGACCGGGCAGGGGGCCAGCTTCTGCGCGGGCGGCGACCTTGGCTGGATGCGCAAGCAGATATCCGCAACCCGCCCGCAACGCATGGCCGAGGCGCGGCGGCTGGCCGATATGCTCAACACGCTCAACACCATGCCCAAACCGCTGATTGGCGCGATCAATGGCGCAGCCTTTGGCGGTGGCGTGGGCCTGGCCTCGGTCTGCGATATCGCGCTGGCTGCCGATACCGCAAAATTCGGCCTGACCGAAACCCGCCTTGGCCTGATCCCCGCCACCATCGCGCCCTATGTGCTGGCGCGGATGGGCGAGGGCAAGGCGCGGCGCGTCTTCATGTCGGCGCGCCGGTTTGATGCCGCCGAGGCGCTGGCGCTCGACCTTGTGGCGCAAGTGGTTGCGCCAAATGCGCTGATGGATGCGGCGATGCGCGAAGCCGAAGCCTATCTCGCCTGCGCCCCCGGCGCAGTGGCGGCCGCCAAGGCGCTGGCCCGCAGCCTTGGCGCACCAATTACAGGCGAAGTGATCGATGCCACCATCGAACGCCTTGCCGATACATGGGAAAACCCCGAAGCCACCGAGGGGATTGCCGCGTTTTTTGAAAAGCGCAAGCCGGGTTGGATGTAG
- a CDS encoding hydroxymethylglutaryl-CoA lyase, which produces MAEQVRIVEMAPRDGLQNEARLVPTPDKISLINQLSACGFDAIEATSFVSPKWVPQMGDAAEVMAGITRAPGVTYWVLAPNMQGYAAARAAGADGVAIFGSASESFSQKNINCSIAESLARFKPVAEAAARDGLALRGYVSCVTDCPYEGAIAPRAVAEIATRLAALGCSEISLGDTIGQARPETTAQMLDAVLAQLPASQLAGHFHDTAGRALENIGVALDKGLRAFDAAVGGLGGCPYAPGAAGNVDTLKVDAMLKMLGFETGLDSAKLAAAAQFAKGLRQ; this is translated from the coding sequence ATGGCTGAGCAGGTCCGCATCGTTGAAATGGCCCCGCGCGACGGGTTGCAAAACGAGGCGCGGCTCGTGCCAACGCCCGACAAGATTTCGCTCATCAACCAGCTTTCGGCCTGTGGTTTTGACGCCATCGAGGCGACGAGCTTCGTTTCCCCCAAATGGGTGCCGCAAATGGGCGATGCGGCGGAGGTGATGGCCGGCATAACCCGCGCGCCCGGCGTTACCTATTGGGTTCTGGCCCCGAATATGCAGGGCTACGCGGCGGCGCGCGCCGCTGGTGCCGATGGCGTGGCGATTTTCGGCTCGGCTTCAGAAAGTTTTTCCCAGAAAAACATCAACTGCTCGATCGCTGAAAGCCTTGCGCGGTTCAAACCCGTGGCCGAAGCAGCGGCGCGTGACGGATTGGCGCTGCGCGGCTACGTGTCTTGCGTTACAGACTGCCCCTATGAAGGCGCGATTGCCCCCCGCGCCGTGGCTGAAATTGCGACCAGACTGGCCGCATTGGGCTGTAGCGAAATCTCGCTGGGCGATACAATCGGCCAGGCCCGGCCCGAAACCACTGCCCAGATGCTCGATGCCGTGCTGGCGCAACTGCCCGCCAGCCAGCTTGCCGGGCATTTCCACGACACGGCGGGCCGCGCGCTGGAAAATATCGGCGTTGCGCTCGACAAGGGGCTGCGCGCCTTCGATGCCGCCGTTGGCGGGCTTGGCGGCTGCCCCTATGCGCCGGGGGCTGCGGGCAATGTCGACACGCTGAAGGTAGATGCGATGCTTAAAATGCTGGGCTTTGAAACCGGGCTCGACAGCGCAAAACTTGCCGCCGCCGCCCAATTCGCCAAAGGATTGCGCCAATGA